The genomic stretch CTGCGCTTCAAGGCAGACCATAGCCCAAAACCATGCGCTGATAGCCCTGGGACAGAACGCCCCGGGGAAGCTGGAAGGCAACCCCATTCATGCCGAGATGGAACAGGCGGCCGCTTTGGGCCGGATAGATTTTCTTTTGAACGTGGTGCCCACCCCGGATGAGCAGATCGCCGGAGTTTTCGCCGGACACTGGCAGAAAGCCTGGCTGGAAGGAACTGAGCTTTGCCGCCAGGTCTGGTCGGCGCCGATGAAAGAGCCGGTGGATTGCGTGATCGCCTCGGCCGGCGGCCACCCCCTGGACATTGACCTTTACCAGATGCAGAGGATACTTAACAACGTGGCCCCGGCGGTTAAACCCGGCGGGACGATCATGCTGGTGGGCCGCTGCCCCGAAGGGGCGGGCCAGCTGGATTTTGGGCGCTGGATGCGCGACTACTCCGCCGCCGAGATACTGCAGACCCCCCAGGACCAGATCACGGCCGAGGCCCACCGGGCCTACGCCACGGCCTTGGTGATGAAGAAATGCCGAGTGTGTTTGGTAAGCGGGATGGATCCGGCCCTGGTGGAGAAGATGCAGTTCAAGAGCCTGCCCGACCTGACCGCCGCGGTGGAGTATTTAAGGGAAAGGCACGGAAAGGGTTTTAGTTGTTATGTGGTGCCCAAGGGCA from bacterium encodes the following:
- the larA gene encoding nickel-dependent lactate racemase; translation: MPDITLGYGLGKTTLSLPEANLSGILSLPPVPGLADIPLAVTQALEHPIKSPPLKELLLARRPKSILLILSDHTRVIPHYPRILNALCDQMNLAGIECSHIHALIATGSHRAPVCEEREELYGSRMFDQLNLYAHDCDQGCISVGNVNGREVELNEMLLTSDFTIATGKITPHYLAGFSGGRKAVMPGCASRQTIAQNHALIALGQNAPGKLEGNPIHAEMEQAAALGRIDFLLNVVPTPDEQIAGVFAGHWQKAWLEGTELCRQVWSAPMKEPVDCVIASAGGHPLDIDLYQMQRILNNVAPAVKPGGTIMLVGRCPEGAGQLDFGRWMRDYSAAEILQTPQDQITAEAHRAYATALVMKKCRVCLVSGMDPALVEKMQFKSLPDLTAAVEYLRERHGKGFSCYVVPKGNAIMLG